The window ACTTAAACGATCAGACAATCGTCTTGCAATTGACGCAGTAAATAAGCGATGAACAAACTGATCAATTGCCGGATCCCAAGAATACATTTTCTGAATAACACAAATTAACATAGATATATTGCttcgtgatatatatatatatatatatatatatatatatatatatatatatatatatatatatatatatatatatatatatatatatatatatatatatatatccatattaaaAGCAACCTGAAAACTCTCAAACATCCTATTTTTGTCAACAATAGGAACACTTGACCATGTTGGCCAAGCTCCACAGTAAAAGTTCTTCAAAATCCCAGTGATTGAGCGGCTGATTGCACTATTATCAGCTTGACCATTAGCATTAGTAAAGCTACACAATTGAAAAGGAGATGATTAGCGTTATCTAAAAACTTAATAATGTCAAAATACAAATAACATATATGATACTTACCGTGCCCTGTCAGGGGTAATGGAAATCCACATGGTTGGATTTGCAGAAGAACTTCTTGGTGCACTCGAACCTAGTTGTGCTTGGGAGGAAGGTACATTTGAACATGGATGTGCTTGAGATGATGGTGATCTAATCTCCGGAGTATTTGTTTCATTGAGGTTGTTTAAGCCATCATATTGGTCCATATGTTCATCCATGTCATCATGAGATACGTTGTTGCCATGAGATACATTGTGCCTACCTCTAGAAGTGGAATTGTGCCTACCTCTAACACGACTTCCACGACTACGCCCAGCTGAGCTGCGTCCTGGCATATTGCCTACAACATAATATCAACATGGTGAATCAAAAGATGAAAGTAAACAACAAATTATCAGAAaacaaaataacttgataaattcatAATCAGGAACACACAGTAATATCTTATGAAAACATGTGAAAATGATGTAAACTATATACTAAACAGTAAAAATGCATAATAGAAATATGGTGAATTATAATGATGTAAATATGGTCAGATTATCTAAGATCATATATTATGATAAATATGTTCAATATTTTAACTACATGCCaatcaaatcaatcaaaatcaatcagCAGAATGATCAGAAGAGTAAATATCTATATCTTCATCATCTATATCCtcatctgaatctgaatcatcatataaatcttcttcttcctcattaGTTTCAACATTTGTAATGTTCACAAGATCACCCGTTGGAACTTCTTCTGCTTCTCCTTGTTCGAGAATAATCGGTCCAAAGTCCTCATTAGTACTTGTTGGACATATTATCCTCTCATTCTCTTGGTAGAAAATATCATCATTGTTtccattatcatcttcatcatcatcagctACTTCACTAACATGTTCTTCCAGTTGATAAATACCCCTAGGTTTTACTTTAACAACGGCTGACCAATCTTTCAAATCTCTTGTCATTGAAGGATATGGTGCATAATACACTTGTTCTGCCTGTGATGCTAAGATAAATGGGTCATCAACACATCCCCGAGACTTGGTTTTGACATCCACTAGCTTATGCTTATGGTCAACCCTTACCCCTCGAACGGGATCGAACCAGTGGCATTTGAATAGCACAACCACACAATGTGATAAACTATTATGGTATTCAACTTCTATGATCTCTTCTATCAACCCATAATAGTCGCTTTCTTGGTTGTCATAACAAGCACCTTTAACGCACACACCGTAATTTTGTGTAACCCGCCCACTAGATTGTTTTAGAGTATGAAACTTATAACCATTGATGAAGTATCCATTATGGAATTTAACTTCATTTAATGGACCGAATGTTAAATCTCTCAAATGTTCATTAAAGCATGTTGGGGAGGTTATAACATGTAATTACAAGAGTACTTTTTAGAATGATACTAGAGATGTGGTTGAAACACTTTTTTAATGTCTTATGCTTACATTGTTTTTGAACCATTGTgcaaaatctctctctctctcttcttttaTCACGCTCTGCAGCTTCAAGATTTGGTTCTTCTTCAATAATCCACTCATCAAACTTCCATATGTATTCATGAACCTCTTCTGTGTTAAGCAAGATATAAGTATGAATCTTATGTTGCTCAGCTTTAGTCAATATTCTCTTTATTCCACCCTTCTCAAATAATCTTCGAGACGGAACTTTAAATATGCTTAATCGAGAGTCGTTCGTTGAAGTAGAATTTTTCGGAGCAAAATTTCGAGGCTCGCGATTCAATCGAGTTGGTATTTTTGAGTTAAGATGCAAGGAGCAATATGTAGAAAGTTCATTTGCGATATATGTTTCAACAATAGACCCCTCAACCCTTGCCTTATTTCTAACTGTTCTTTTCAATATGCCTAATTTCCTGGAAGAATATTAAAATGATGTCAAGAAACTTATAATTAACAATAATTATGTCAAACAAATAATAGTACTTATAAGATTACCTCTCATATGGATACATCCATCTATATGAACTGGGCCACCACGAATCGCTTCACGTGTTAAATGGATAATAAGGTGTTCCATTGAGTCGAAGAATCCAGGTGGAAAGAATTTTTCTAACTTGCAAATTGTTACAACGATACTTTTTTCAAGTTTTTGCAAGTCCTCAGTATGCAACACCTTTGAGCATATTACACGAAAGAATGTGCACAACTCAGTGATCGCGTCCCATATTGCATCAGGCAGCATCCCTTTTAAAGCAATAGGCAACAACCGTTGCATAAATACGTGACACTCGTGACTCTTGAAACTATAAAAGGTACACTCTTGAACATTTACACATCCCCCAATATTTGAAGCATAGCCATCAGGAAATTTCACCTTCTTTAACCATTCACAAACTTTCTTTAATTATGGTTTGGTCAGAGTGTATGCTGCCTTTGGTTTCATAACTTTATTATTGTTGTTTTTAAAAAGATGCAAGCTCGcccgatgtgacgatcgctccaaatccatatggacgaacacgtcattcatcgatttcattgcgaggtatttgacctctatatgatacgttttgtaaacattgcattcttttgaaaaggcacaccataaatgaatatttaaatcaaaggttttcgatatctgatgatatctacatatagacaatcaccgtaaataatagtttacaatagtacttccgttgacaatgcagtcaaaataagatacatggtgatgatttggtgaatgcaacgtttccttgaaaaatatgccgtgtaagactccatgcacatagcttgtctaacatataagcaaacaacggaagacttctagaaacctgagaataaacatgctaacaagtgtcaacacaaaggttggtgagttcatagttttaatgttgcgcataatctgtatataaaggtggatcacaagatttcagttgtttcatccagaaaagtttatcaatagattatataaaagtgaatcacaagatttcagttatttcatccagaaacgtttatcaatagattctacgtaacagagcaccctggtaactaagctttaacgttataatgataaataccccattcgttttaatacacgcaaaccaacgtgtcctaaactcaaataacacacgtccgttaaaaggctagcgctctagctcggacggggatttcaagccctatggatccatatactgttattcacgcccaccagtccatatcctatgtactggcagttactagttaccaaagctaagggatttcggttcaaactcagtgtagaattaagtatgtacttgtatccattgcgtttaaaataaattgcatgtattctcagcccaaaaatatatattgcaaaagcaattaaaaagggagcaatgaaactcaccttagcagcatataaagttgttcaccaaaatgtgaccgaaactcggattaccaattaatcgtagatctcaacctagagaacatatgttggtcaataaatgtttatcaagctaggtctggtcatagtgtatcataatcctaatgcttgatatcgacatacaaaagttatccaatgttgtttcaaaaagtcaattttgacaatagttcaacaaaacgaaacgtgccttatataaggattcatttactcggttggtaatagttaaaagttcactttattagtctcgtaaacaagttgtttaaatcttaattgcagattcaaaagcaatttcaattaacgtcaatcataattcagttgatcatatcttttaatccgttcatcgaaactattcgatatctaaatgaaaagttattgatttttcgccagctttccaaaaacatgtatatcatataccttttataagtaatatatgtatttaattagtgattcattataaactatttaatgatgaaatttagtatacaagcatgcataaatatatatactcgagcactagacatggatacataattactatataaaagataagatatgagtgcttacgtatcagtattgagagtcaatattgtaggaaagtacgtagacgtaacggagatgataaacactaggtttgatttacaaatatacccccgaacattacccataacctccttggcaataacacataatttccttagctctatcccgcttgaaaaccattttgaaagtgacacgctcataacctcgtcgtagtattttatgtataatactaattaataatattaataatattaataataatattaatcttaataataataataataataataataataataataataataataataataataataataataataataataataataataataataaataaataaataaataaaataaatacatattagagaaagaagtgtgaaaactgagcaatttatagaaccttttctgaaaaagtaccccatgcgatcgcatgaccctctgatccagctcataaacttttaactttttatttgtcgacataattttatataatatatataatatatttaatttatataattaattatatattatattaaattcacatgcatggttgacttgtaattttcgttccgatgactcgtacgttctcactcgacttatgtcccggttccggtttctcgaacgcattttcgtacgcttagaaaactcgcaatttacgttttgtgacttgtacctttgtcaaaatatagtcttaaattatcaataaactatatcattcaaagtgtatcttaaactttcgagtgttttggtcatttacttctataaatcattgtctcgctatttgttaatatataataacaaatcgttttatgaccaagttaatatatattttcaacattcataaacacgttttaaatatacgtcgcaatttattcatacaattaatattccaacttatcatatatattcaaataaatatttaaaccaataagtttaatgtacggtattaaacaattaaaactttgttacgttttcaagttatagtatatatatgtatctatttacatataatggtttgcgaatcattgagaacaatcgaagggtaattgaatagttcaaaattttgagattcaacttcatagactttgcttatcgtgtcggaaacgttaaagattaagtttaaatttggtcagaaatttccgggtcatcacacccgaTCACAATACAAATTAATATCCTTCCTCGCCTTGATATTGTCCTTTGTTTTCGGAGTGTCCATGACAGTGTTAAACAGATTCTCAAAAACATTCTTCTCGATGTGCATTACATCAAGGTTGTGTCGGATTAACAAAGAATGCCAATATGGCAACTCCCAAAATATACTTTTCTTTACCCAATTATGGGTTTTACCAAAGTTTGGGTCTTTTGGATTCTTTGCTGAGTATGGTTCACCTTCATAAACGGTTGGAAAGTTTGACACTTGGCTCAAAATTTCATCACCGGTTAATTCTGGTGGTATAGTAGTTGACAATTGGGAAATTCCTTTCTTGAATCCTTTCTTGTCACGCCGAAATGGGTGTCTTTCTGGTAATAGTATTCGATGGCAGTCAAACCAACATGGCTTCCCTCCCTCATTTAACCGAAATGCATTTGTGTCACCCATGCAATAAGGGCAAGCCAATCTACCATGTGTGCTCCAACCCGAAAGCATTGCATAAGCGGGGAAGTCACTAACTGTCCACAAAAGTATAGCTCTCATCGTAAAATTTTGTTTACGATAAGCATCATACACTTCAATACCATCATCCCATAACTCTTTCAACTCATCTATTAACGGTTGAAGAAACACATCTAAGTTTTGGCCGGGACTCTTTCTTCCAAGAATAACCAAAGATAACTGAACGTATGAGTCTTTCGCGCACATCCAAGGAGGTAAGTTATAAATTGTGAGGAACACGGGCCATAACGAATAAGGATTAGAATTTGAGTTATTAGGGCTAAAACCATCAGTGCACAACCCAAGCCGAACATTTCGTATCTCATCTGCAAAGAATGGATGAGTTTCATCAAAATGTTTCCACGCCTCGCCATCACTGGGATGTGACATGCAACCCTCTTTTGTATTGTGATCGAAGTGCCACGTCATCTCTTTGGCCGTCTTTTCTGACATATACAACCTCTTAAGCCTCTCTCCAATTGGCATGTACGTTAATACCAAATAAGGGACCTTATTAAATTTATAGCGAGGTTCATTGCAGTATCGGCAGTGGGTTAATGACAAATCTTCTTGTTTATAGAATAACATGCAATGGTTTTTGCAAGCATCATACCTCTTTTTTAGAAGACTAAGTTCCTTCAAGATCGCTTTGGTCTCATACAAGTTCAATGGCAGCTTATTACCAACAGGTAACATACTTTTAAAAATGGTAAGTATGTGATTAAAGGTAGACTCGGGTACATTGCAACTTGATTTCCAATTCAACAAAGTCGTGGCAGCTTGTAATTTTGACCATTCTTCACACCCGTTGTATAAAGGCTCGTTGTCATTTTTTAACATGTCATAGAATCTCTTTGTTCTTGCATTTGGTACATGTTCTTCATGAAAACTTGATTCTGGATTTGATTGAAAACCAGCAGCTCGTATGTTCTCCCACACCATCCGTCTCATACCATCATCATGATCAAGATCAACTTCCATGGGAGTACAAGATTCTCCTGCATCTTGGATTTCTATTTCACCATGTTGAACCCATCGTGTGTAGTTACGAATGAACCCTTTAGTAAGCAAGTGTTCCTTAACAAAATCTCTTGGCCTATAGTGATTATTTTTGCAAATGGTACACGGACATTTAATTTGAAAAACTATTTCTCCCGTCGGCCTTACGTTGGTTTCAACAATTTTTTCATTAGAAAAGGCAAAGTCTAAGACCATGTCGACTTTAAGAATAAAATTCAAATAAAGAAAATTGCTATTATCTGTCATATTTTACATCCATTTCCAATCACTCCTCGACATTATAAATAAGTAACCTAAGAGACAACAAGTAACAAAATGTAAAAAATCATAACATGACATATAATTATGCACAAGTTCTCAATAATAACATTCAAATCACAATACATATACGACATATACATGCTGTAAGTACATGTTCATGTAAATATAAAACTGAGTATATAACATCCTCATCAACTATTTAGTAaatataataagtatataaatatcaAAGCTAACATCAAGTATATGGTTCGATTTATATGAGTTATTTTCCTATTTCACTCTCATTAACAGAAAGACACAACAACACCAAACTCAA of the Rutidosis leptorrhynchoides isolate AG116_Rl617_1_P2 chromosome 5, CSIRO_AGI_Rlap_v1, whole genome shotgun sequence genome contains:
- the LOC139848474 gene encoding uncharacterized protein, with product MTDNSNFLYLNFILKVDMVLDFAFSNEKIVETNVRPTGEIVFQIKCPCTICKNNHYRPRDFVKEHLLTKGFIRNYTRWVQHGEIEIQDAGESCTPMEVDLDHDDGMRRMVWENIRAAGFQSNPESSFHEEHVPNARTKRFYDMLKNDNEPLYNGCEEWSKLQAATTLLNWKSSCNVPESTFNHILTIFKSMLPVGNKLPLNLYETKAILKELSLLKKRYDACKNHCMLFYKQEDLSLTHCRYCNEPRYKFNKVPYLVLTYMPIGERLKRLYMSEKTAKEMTWHFDHNTKEGCMSHPSDGEAWKHFDETHPFFADEIRNVRLGLCTDGFSPNNSNSNPYSLWPVFLTIYNLPPWMCAKDSYVQLSLVILGRKSPGQNLDVFLQPLIDELKELWDDGIEVYDAYRKQNFTMRAILLWTVSDFPAYAMLSGWSTHGRLACPYCMGDTNAFRLNEGGKPCWFDCHRILLPERHPFRRDKKGFKKGISQLSTTIPPELTGDEILSQVSNFPTVYEGEPYSAKNPKDPNFGKTHNWVKKSIFWELPYWHSLLIRHNLDVMHIEKNVFENLFNTVMDTPKTKDNIKARKDINLYCDRV